The Bacteroidia bacterium genome includes a window with the following:
- a CDS encoding diacylglycerol kinase family lipid kinase, with translation MEEKKKICFIINPISGVGKQRVLQKLVPKLLDKSKFDFKLLVTKAPGHATELAAEAVKDGYSMVVVSGGDGSINEVARALQHTDVPMGIIPTGSGNGLARDLKIPVDVEKAILLLNSGRERWIDLGELNGKLFVNVAGVGFDAFVADAFSRYGKRGFWSYVKVTTKCMPKYKTEEVELQVNGLEMKRRVFSITVANSRQFGSDAIIAANAKMDDGILDVVVINEFPWYLTPILVGRMFLGTLHKSKYYETYASTLFKIKTRKGVISQMDGDPYHFPEELNITVKPLKLKLIVP, from the coding sequence GTGGAAGAAAAGAAAAAAATATGCTTTATCATTAATCCAATTTCAGGTGTTGGAAAGCAGCGTGTATTGCAGAAATTGGTTCCGAAATTGTTGGATAAATCCAAGTTTGATTTTAAATTATTGGTTACCAAAGCCCCCGGACATGCAACTGAATTGGCTGCAGAAGCGGTGAAAGATGGATATTCCATGGTGGTGGTTTCTGGTGGAGACGGCAGTATCAATGAAGTTGCCCGTGCCTTGCAACATACCGATGTGCCAATGGGAATTATACCAACCGGTTCTGGTAATGGATTGGCAAGGGATTTGAAGATTCCTGTTGATGTAGAAAAGGCTATTTTGCTATTAAATTCGGGAAGGGAACGTTGGATTGATTTAGGGGAGTTGAATGGGAAACTATTTGTAAATGTAGCCGGAGTAGGTTTCGATGCTTTTGTTGCTGATGCCTTTTCTCGATATGGTAAGCGTGGATTTTGGTCATATGTAAAGGTGACAACCAAATGTATGCCTAAATATAAAACGGAAGAGGTGGAGCTTCAGGTAAATGGTTTGGAAATGAAACGAAGGGTTTTCTCTATTACTGTTGCCAATAGTCGCCAATTTGGTAGCGATGCCATCATTGCAGCCAATGCCAAAATGGATGATGGGATTTTAGATGTGGTTGTAATTAATGAGTTTCCTTGGTACTTAACGCCAATTTTGGTGGGAAGAATGTTTTTAGGGACTTTGCATAAATCGAAATATTATGAAACCTATGCGAGTACCCTGTTTAAAATAAAAACCAGAAAGGGTGTTATTTCCCAAATGGATGGTGATCCTTACCATTTCCCGGAGGAATTGAATATCACTGTGAAGCCCCTGAAATTAAAGTTAATTGTTCCTTAG
- a CDS encoding ORF6N domain-containing protein translates to MELSTIKSKIYEIRGYKVILDFDIAELYGIETKRLKEAVRRNANRFPNDFMFELSENEFNVLLRTQIASSNKGRGGIRYRPFAFTEQGVAMLSSVLNTEKAIEVNISIVRAFIFVRQMALENNELLEKLGLLENKYDRQFSDVYEALNFLLSKDKKQTEQKERRKIGYLP, encoded by the coding sequence ATGGAACTAAGCACCATAAAATCCAAAATCTATGAAATCAGAGGCTACAAAGTGATATTAGACTTTGACATTGCTGAACTATATGGCATTGAGACCAAAAGGCTCAAAGAGGCAGTTCGCCGAAATGCAAATCGCTTTCCTAATGACTTCATGTTCGAACTGTCTGAAAATGAATTCAATGTCCTTTTGAGGACGCAAATTGCGTCCTCAAACAAAGGTCGGGGAGGAATTCGATACCGGCCATTTGCATTCACCGAGCAAGGTGTAGCCATGCTAAGTTCGGTTCTCAATACTGAAAAAGCAATCGAAGTAAACATTTCCATAGTTCGAGCTTTTATTTTCGTTCGTCAAATGGCCTTGGAAAACAATGAACTATTGGAAAAGCTAGGCTTATTGGAAAACAAGTACGATCGTCAATTTTCGGATGTATATGAAGCACTTAATTTTCTGCTGTCAAAAGACAAAAAACAAACCGAACAAAAGGAAAGAAGAAAAATTGGTTACTTACCCTGA
- a CDS encoding T9SS type A sorting domain-containing protein, with product MKKRFAVLIGLLSLLLIGKVRAQGQVYLQVVNGNLGGVLIDSSFTDSIILAPSASSSLQITFANVGNEVFTGDIGLGVRVSNDTLQNQLVNYGNTVTAQQLAPGLSSSFSFPDFGLPNTDLQLRIGGNVVVVWPVAVNSASSIVAVDSLKFKIHVGDTANAAFYHEFQTNYVVYPNPASDRLYIALDSGTREETIEKVQVLGLDGKLEMEKQGFDGSIDLMGLSPGMHLVRVIEKNKGFYTFRIFLE from the coding sequence ATGAAAAAGCGTTTTGCAGTATTGATCGGACTATTGAGCTTATTACTAATTGGAAAAGTTAGGGCTCAAGGACAGGTTTATTTACAGGTTGTAAATGGCAATTTAGGAGGAGTTTTAATTGATTCCAGTTTTACGGATTCGATCATACTGGCTCCATCGGCGAGTTCGAGTTTACAGATAACTTTTGCCAATGTTGGTAATGAAGTATTTACAGGAGATATCGGGTTAGGAGTAAGAGTTAGTAATGACACATTGCAGAACCAATTGGTGAATTATGGAAATACGGTAACTGCCCAGCAATTAGCACCGGGCTTAAGTTCTTCGTTTAGTTTTCCGGATTTTGGTTTACCCAATACCGATTTGCAACTCCGAATCGGGGGAAATGTGGTAGTGGTTTGGCCGGTAGCTGTAAATAGCGCCAGCTCAATTGTTGCGGTTGACAGTCTAAAATTCAAAATTCATGTTGGAGATACAGCTAATGCGGCGTTTTATCATGAATTTCAAACCAATTATGTAGTTTATCCTAACCCTGCAAGTGATCGTTTATACATTGCATTAGATTCAGGCACAAGGGAAGAAACCATTGAAAAGGTTCAAGTATTGGGTTTAGATGGCAAGCTGGAGATGGAAAAGCAAGGTTTTGATGGAAGTATTGATTTAATGGGATTAAGTCCGGGCATGCACTTGGTTAGGGTGATAGAAAAAAACAAGGGATTTTACACCTTTCGAATTTTCTTAGAATAA
- a CDS encoding 50S ribosomal protein L25/general stress protein Ctc codes for MKSVSISGSSRANVGTKDAKAVRAAGKIPCVLYGGSEQIHFQAEEKDFKGLIYTPEVKLADLTIDGKTYKAAVKETQFHPISDRLLHVDFLELLPGKPLTIEIPVRIVGNSPGVKAGGKLVTKFRKLKVRGMVEALPESIEVNIDKLDLGQDIRVKEISVAGLTLLDTPNSVVVGVKTTRNVAAAADGGKK; via the coding sequence ATGAAATCAGTATCTATTAGCGGTTCGTCACGTGCGAACGTAGGGACAAAAGATGCTAAGGCTGTTCGTGCAGCCGGTAAAATTCCATGCGTATTGTATGGAGGTTCTGAACAAATCCACTTCCAAGCAGAAGAAAAGGATTTTAAAGGATTAATTTATACTCCAGAAGTTAAATTAGCCGACTTAACTATCGATGGCAAAACTTATAAAGCTGCCGTAAAAGAAACTCAGTTTCACCCAATTTCAGATCGTTTGCTACACGTAGACTTTTTAGAATTGTTACCGGGTAAACCATTAACAATTGAAATTCCGGTTAGAATTGTAGGAAATTCTCCAGGGGTTAAGGCCGGTGGTAAATTGGTAACTAAATTCCGTAAATTAAAAGTGCGCGGAATGGTAGAAGCATTACCGGAGTCAATTGAAGTAAATATTGACAAATTAGATTTAGGACAAGACATTCGAGTTAAAGAAATTTCTGTTGCAGGATTAACTTTACTTGATACTCCAAACTCAGTGGTAGTTGGGGTTAAAACAACCCGTAATGTTGCTGCTGCAGCCGACGGAGGTAAAAAATAA
- a CDS encoding glycoside hydrolase family 88 protein: protein MFLKATLSSIVFVFFLLNTLFSQTWVDSLDSYTREKYRPASTYKWTWQNAALLNTMIKQYEWAGEEQKKIYFNYIQKAIDRTYKPANGKTPNAVASGLGLAFLYAHTKDEKYLKKAEKIYRDYLKIRRTEAGGVSHLMLFTELWDDTVFMVGEFLLGMYKATGDEKYLQELAKQFRLHREKLQDPETKLWYHGWDNDNKVHCTFCSQMHWADKQSRRSLEFWGRGNGWIVVTLSDMVESLPLGHPIRQEMAQYLTEMLQTLPKLQDPKTGHWYQLPVRNTDPENYIESSCTAMFAYGISTGLKLGLIKGEQYENSIQLAYTGLRKYSIEPVGNTYLTTKNVCTGTCIGNKHYYFKRAVQKGKPFGLGMFIQFGRRYEREFLKK from the coding sequence ATGTTTTTAAAAGCTACCTTATCCTCCATTGTATTTGTTTTTTTTCTTCTCAACACCCTTTTCTCTCAAACTTGGGTAGATAGTTTGGACTCGTACACTCGTGAAAAATACCGTCCGGCTAGCACCTACAAATGGACCTGGCAAAATGCAGCCTTGCTCAACACCATGATTAAACAATACGAATGGGCAGGAGAAGAGCAGAAAAAAATATACTTCAATTATATCCAAAAGGCCATCGACCGAACTTACAAACCTGCCAATGGAAAAACGCCCAATGCTGTAGCCTCCGGTTTAGGATTGGCTTTTTTATACGCCCATACCAAGGATGAGAAGTATTTGAAAAAAGCTGAAAAAATTTACCGCGATTACCTTAAAATACGCAGAACAGAAGCTGGTGGAGTTTCCCACCTGATGTTGTTTACCGAGCTATGGGACGATACCGTTTTTATGGTAGGTGAATTTTTATTGGGAATGTATAAAGCCACCGGCGATGAAAAATACTTGCAGGAATTGGCCAAACAGTTCCGTTTACACAGAGAAAAGTTGCAGGATCCGGAAACTAAACTTTGGTACCACGGATGGGACAATGACAATAAAGTACATTGCACCTTTTGTAGTCAGATGCATTGGGCTGATAAACAAAGCAGGCGCAGCTTGGAGTTCTGGGGGCGTGGAAATGGCTGGATTGTCGTAACACTATCTGATATGGTTGAATCCTTACCTCTTGGTCATCCCATTCGCCAAGAAATGGCCCAATACCTAACCGAAATGCTTCAAACTTTACCAAAGTTGCAAGATCCTAAAACCGGACATTGGTACCAATTACCTGTGCGAAACACCGACCCGGAAAACTATATTGAAAGTTCCTGCACGGCCATGTTTGCCTATGGAATCAGCACCGGTTTGAAGCTAGGTTTAATTAAAGGAGAACAATATGAAAATTCTATTCAACTGGCTTATACCGGATTACGTAAATATAGCATTGAACCAGTCGGGAATACCTACCTCACCACCAAAAATGTTTGCACCGGAACTTGCATTGGCAATAAACACTACTATTTTAAGAGAGCCGTTCAAAAAGGAAAACCCTTTGGCCTGGGCATGTTTATTCAGTTTGGTAGGAGATATGAAAGGGAGTTTTTAAAGAAATAG
- a CDS encoding ATP-binding protein, translating to MIKRVAEDKLKDLANKFKAVAVTGARQTGKTTLVKKVFNNKPYLSLENPDSRRFALEDPRGFIQSYPNGAILDEVQRVPELFSYLQETLDNSKANGLFILTGSNNFLLQENISQTLAGRVGYLNLLPFSISELNQGKLLPTTDDELLLKGFYPPVYDQEIPPEDWYPNYIRTYIERDVRQIKNINDLIVFERFIKLLAGRSGQELNSSALAVETGVDVKTIQSWIGILESSFIIYLLKPHHQNFNKTIVKRPKVYFYDSGLVCYLLGIRNVLQLDTHPLRGAIFEGMVVTELVKNRTNSGLEVNLFYWRDKTGHEIDVLVDNGTDILPIEIKSGMTVRNEYFKNMNYWMKLSGTGKGMILYAGEQNQVRSDGKEILNWRNLMEKDL from the coding sequence ATGATTAAGCGGGTAGCAGAGGATAAGTTAAAAGATTTGGCCAATAAATTTAAGGCAGTTGCGGTTACAGGGGCACGCCAAACCGGCAAGACTACCTTGGTAAAAAAAGTCTTTAACAACAAACCTTATCTTTCCCTGGAAAATCCGGATTCACGCAGATTTGCGTTGGAAGACCCCCGTGGATTTATTCAATCTTATCCAAATGGAGCCATATTGGATGAGGTACAACGAGTACCCGAATTATTTTCATACCTACAGGAAACCTTGGATAATTCGAAGGCAAATGGATTGTTCATTTTAACAGGTTCCAATAATTTCCTGTTGCAGGAGAATATTTCTCAAACACTGGCCGGACGAGTTGGGTACCTGAATCTATTGCCCTTTTCAATAAGCGAATTAAATCAGGGAAAATTACTGCCAACAACGGATGATGAACTCCTTTTGAAAGGATTTTACCCGCCTGTTTATGACCAGGAAATACCGCCGGAGGATTGGTATCCCAATTATATTCGAACTTATATAGAAAGAGATGTAAGGCAAATAAAAAACATCAATGACCTCATTGTATTTGAACGATTTATAAAACTTTTGGCCGGTAGGTCAGGACAGGAATTAAACAGTAGTGCTTTAGCTGTAGAAACCGGGGTAGATGTGAAGACCATACAGTCTTGGATTGGAATTCTGGAAAGTAGTTTTATCATTTATCTGCTAAAACCTCACCATCAAAATTTCAATAAAACCATTGTTAAAAGACCCAAAGTTTATTTCTACGATTCAGGCTTGGTTTGCTACCTTTTAGGCATTCGAAATGTGCTGCAACTTGACACCCATCCATTGAGAGGGGCTATTTTTGAGGGAATGGTGGTTACAGAGTTGGTCAAAAATAGAACCAATTCGGGCTTAGAGGTTAATCTGTTTTATTGGAGGGATAAAACAGGACATGAAATTGACGTGCTGGTAGATAATGGAACTGATATTTTACCAATTGAAATCAAATCGGGCATGACAGTTCGAAACGAATATTTTAAGAATATGAATTATTGGATGAAACTAAGCGGTACAGGCAAAGGGATGATACTTTATGCAGGAGAACAAAACCAAGTGCGAAGCGATGGAAAAGAAATATTGAATTGGAGAAATTTAATGGAAAAGGATTTGTGA
- a CDS encoding serine hydrolase codes for MAKTLAKASAFITLFLAVSVYFQGCKSKQEITHVAERSPVEHKEFRGQPVFGNSSKVRHSWADSVFHSLSLEEKIAQLFMVAAYSNKDAAHVESIRHLVQDLKIGGLIFMQGGPVREANLTNYYQSLTKTPLLISIDGEWGLSMRLDSTTKFPRQQMLGAIQNDLLIFEMGEEIARQCKLMGIHIDFAPVLDVNSNPDNPVIGNRSFGEDKINVTLKGLAYLRGLQDNQVLACGKHFPGHGDTDVDSHFDMPALKHSTSRLDTLELFPFKEMFDNGLGSVMVGHLFVPALDSTKNMPATLSHKVVNDLLREKMKYQGLIFTDALNMQGVAKYYTPAEINLKALLAGNDILLFSEDVENSIQRIKQAIESGEFSIVELDKRVKRILKVKEWAGLAKFKRINPQTIHKALNAPEAELINRRLVRSAITLLQNENNLLPLKSLDTLKIAAVCIGDSIQTPFLDMLGNYTEIRNFYISHKSTKADRDSLVAQLKDYNLVIAGFQNTLQAVSKSFGITAADQKIADTIAGLKPTILVVFANAYSLKNIPNPDRFKCIIETYEQSELAQQYAAMGIFGGIGFMGNLPVTSGRFKMGMGTCTRPIRIRYGMPEEVGLVSTVLSQVDSLAKEAIFNQATPGCQIWAMKDSVVFLNKAFGYYTYENKQKVNTQSLYDLASITKAAATLPMVMKVYDAGLLAVKSRLGQYLPRLVNTNKDSLKLLDIMTHRAGLKAFIPFGSKVLQNAEWNPQLISSSPSAGFAIPVATGMFALSSYPDSIRKIIDKTEVDTNHKYVYSDLGMYYMKDVVESLLNKPLAQLVKEQYYNKLGCATLGYNPLGRFPIERIVPTEYDVAFRKQLVQGYVHDPMAALLGGVSGHAGLFGTANDLGKMFSLFAFKGQYAGESYFSSSTLDTFNTCYFCPEGNRRGLILDKPDPDLSKDDPAAASADLSSFGHSGFTGTVAWVDPKTRLVYVFLSNRVYPDAENKKLSQLNIRTRIHELFYKAMK; via the coding sequence ATGGCAAAGACACTAGCCAAAGCAAGCGCATTTATAACCCTATTTTTAGCCGTTTCGGTTTATTTCCAAGGATGTAAGTCCAAGCAGGAAATTACCCATGTTGCCGAACGCTCACCTGTTGAACATAAAGAATTCAGGGGGCAACCTGTATTTGGTAATTCTTCGAAGGTAAGGCATTCCTGGGCTGATTCGGTTTTTCATTCCCTTAGTTTGGAAGAGAAGATTGCCCAATTATTTATGGTTGCGGCATATTCAAACAAAGATGCTGCCCACGTAGAATCCATCAGGCATTTGGTTCAGGATTTGAAAATTGGAGGCTTGATTTTTATGCAGGGCGGACCTGTTCGAGAAGCCAATTTGACCAACTATTACCAAAGTTTGACAAAAACGCCCTTGCTCATTTCCATCGATGGGGAATGGGGGCTTAGCATGCGACTGGATAGTACAACCAAGTTTCCAAGGCAACAAATGTTAGGTGCCATTCAGAATGATTTATTGATTTTTGAAATGGGAGAAGAAATTGCCAGGCAGTGCAAATTGATGGGAATTCACATTGATTTTGCGCCTGTGCTGGATGTTAATTCTAACCCCGATAATCCGGTGATAGGAAATCGTTCCTTTGGTGAAGATAAAATCAATGTTACCTTAAAAGGATTAGCCTATTTGCGTGGACTTCAAGACAATCAGGTACTGGCATGCGGTAAGCATTTTCCCGGGCATGGTGATACGGATGTGGATTCACATTTTGATATGCCGGCCTTGAAACACAGCACCTCCAGGTTAGACACCTTGGAACTTTTTCCATTTAAAGAAATGTTTGATAATGGATTGGGTTCGGTTATGGTTGGGCATTTGTTTGTTCCCGCTTTGGATTCGACCAAAAATATGCCGGCTACCCTAAGTCATAAGGTGGTAAACGACTTGCTTAGAGAAAAAATGAAATACCAGGGTTTGATTTTTACCGATGCCCTGAACATGCAAGGAGTTGCTAAATATTACACACCGGCTGAAATTAACTTAAAGGCACTTTTGGCAGGTAACGATATTTTATTGTTTTCGGAAGATGTTGAGAATAGCATTCAGCGAATTAAACAAGCCATAGAGTCCGGAGAATTTTCCATAGTAGAATTGGATAAACGGGTGAAACGGATATTGAAAGTAAAGGAGTGGGCTGGATTAGCCAAATTCAAGAGAATTAATCCACAAACCATACACAAGGCATTAAATGCACCAGAGGCAGAATTGATTAATCGAAGGTTGGTTAGGTCGGCTATCACCTTGCTACAAAATGAAAATAATCTGCTCCCTTTAAAAAGTTTGGATACCTTAAAAATTGCGGCTGTTTGTATTGGTGATTCTATTCAAACCCCCTTCTTGGATATGCTGGGAAATTATACTGAAATTCGAAATTTTTATATTTCTCATAAATCTACTAAAGCTGATCGGGATAGTCTGGTTGCACAGTTGAAGGACTATAATTTAGTAATTGCAGGATTTCAAAATACGTTGCAGGCGGTTTCCAAGAGTTTCGGAATTACGGCAGCCGACCAAAAAATTGCTGATACCATTGCCGGATTAAAGCCAACGATTTTGGTAGTATTTGCAAATGCTTATTCGTTAAAGAATATTCCCAATCCGGATCGCTTTAAGTGCATTATTGAAACCTACGAACAATCGGAGCTAGCCCAACAATATGCGGCCATGGGCATTTTTGGAGGAATAGGTTTTATGGGGAATTTGCCGGTTACCTCCGGAAGATTTAAAATGGGTATGGGAACCTGCACCAGGCCTATTCGAATTCGATACGGCATGCCCGAAGAAGTTGGTTTGGTTTCTACCGTCCTTTCACAGGTTGACTCCCTGGCAAAAGAAGCAATATTTAACCAGGCTACCCCCGGCTGTCAGATATGGGCCATGAAAGACAGTGTGGTATTTTTGAACAAAGCCTTTGGTTATTATACCTATGAAAATAAGCAAAAGGTAAATACTCAAAGTTTGTATGATTTGGCTTCCATAACCAAGGCTGCTGCAACCTTACCAATGGTAATGAAGGTTTACGATGCGGGCTTACTTGCCGTAAAAAGCAGGTTAGGACAATACCTTCCAAGGTTGGTTAATACCAATAAAGATAGTTTGAAATTACTGGATATTATGACCCATCGGGCCGGATTAAAAGCATTTATTCCTTTTGGTTCCAAAGTATTGCAAAATGCCGAATGGAATCCACAATTAATCAGTTCGTCCCCTTCTGCAGGGTTTGCGATTCCGGTTGCTACTGGAATGTTTGCTTTGTCATCTTACCCGGATTCTATTAGAAAAATCATTGACAAAACCGAGGTAGATACCAACCATAAGTATGTGTATAGCGACTTAGGAATGTATTATATGAAGGATGTAGTTGAATCCTTATTGAACAAACCGTTGGCCCAATTGGTAAAAGAACAATACTACAATAAACTGGGATGTGCTACTTTGGGCTATAATCCATTGGGAAGGTTTCCGATAGAACGGATAGTCCCAACCGAGTATGATGTAGCTTTTCGTAAACAATTGGTTCAAGGGTATGTGCATGATCCAATGGCGGCATTATTGGGAGGGGTAAGTGGACATGCAGGTTTATTTGGAACTGCGAATGATTTAGGGAAGATGTTTAGTTTATTCGCCTTTAAAGGACAATATGCGGGCGAAAGCTATTTTTCTTCATCCACCTTAGACACCTTTAATACCTGTTATTTTTGTCCGGAAGGAAATCGCAGGGGTTTAATTCTTGACAAACCCGATCCTGATTTAAGCAAGGATGATCCTGCCGCGGCATCTGCCGATTTATCAAGTTTTGGTCATAGCGGATTTACAGGAACAGTTGCTTGGGTTGATCCTAAAACCCGGCTGGTTTATGTGTTTTTATCCAATCGTGTATATCCGGATGCAGAAAACAAGAAACTAAGCCAACTGAACATTCGCACGAGAATACATGAATTGTTTTACAAGGCGATGAAGTAG
- a CDS encoding ribose-phosphate pyrophosphokinase, translating to MSDKAKIFAGTATKALAEKIATKYGKSLGSCVVDKFSDGEFACYFDESVRGSDVFIIQSTIPPSDNLMEMLLLADAAKRASASQIVAVIPYFGFSRQDRKDKSRVSIGAKLVADLLGTAGFTRVMTMDLHADQIQGFFNFPVDHLFASTIFLPYLYELNLPNLQVASPDIGGTRRAKSYAKYLKTDMIICHKTRSKANEIESMTIIGDVKGRDVILVDDICDTAGTLSKAADMIMNAGASSVRAVCTHAILSGKAYENIEKSSLSELIVTDSIPLKQESPKIKVLSCADMFADVINKLLRHESISEHFII from the coding sequence ATGTCTGACAAGGCAAAAATCTTCGCAGGAACGGCAACCAAAGCATTAGCCGAAAAAATTGCAACCAAATACGGAAAGAGTTTAGGCTCTTGTGTAGTTGATAAATTCAGTGATGGCGAATTTGCCTGTTATTTTGATGAGTCGGTAAGGGGCAGCGACGTATTTATCATACAATCAACGATTCCACCATCGGACAATTTGATGGAGATGTTGTTGTTGGCTGATGCTGCCAAACGTGCCAGTGCCAGTCAGATAGTAGCAGTGATACCCTATTTTGGATTTTCTCGTCAAGACAGGAAAGACAAATCCAGGGTTTCCATTGGAGCCAAATTGGTAGCAGATTTATTGGGTACAGCAGGATTTACGCGAGTAATGACGATGGATTTGCATGCGGATCAGATACAAGGATTTTTCAATTTTCCGGTAGATCATTTATTTGCTTCCACCATATTTCTTCCTTATTTATACGAATTAAACCTTCCAAATTTACAGGTGGCTTCACCGGATATTGGAGGAACTCGAAGAGCAAAGTCATACGCCAAGTATTTGAAAACTGACATGATTATTTGCCATAAAACAAGGAGCAAGGCCAATGAAATTGAAAGCATGACAATTATTGGGGATGTGAAAGGAAGGGATGTAATTTTGGTTGATGACATTTGTGATACAGCAGGAACACTTTCCAAAGCGGCAGACATGATCATGAATGCCGGAGCAAGCAGTGTTAGAGCGGTTTGCACCCATGCCATTTTGAGTGGAAAGGCTTATGAAAACATTGAGAAGTCATCCCTTTCTGAATTAATCGTTACGGATAGCATTCCATTGAAGCAAGAAAGTCCAAAAATTAAAGTACTCTCCTGTGCAGATATGTTTGCAGATGTAATAAATAAGTTACTTCGACATGAGAGCATTTCGGAGCACTTCATTATTTAA
- a CDS encoding leucine-rich repeat domain-containing protein, whose protein sequence is MKKLLGILIGIGLNFGSFAQSGRLLDSLELENAQIFTSLKEAATISPDSVYRLHLKGKKLRDIPEAVFKFPNLQELVLTRNQFTEIPSSIVKLEKLQKLSFAKNHIKYINPMLAQLKNLRELVVSQNDLVELPKELVDLQNLVVLDVWSNELEAVPSEFKNFKKLKRVDLRVIILTDSQKEDIQKHFPTGTEVLFSPGCNCGN, encoded by the coding sequence ATGAAGAAACTACTTGGAATTTTGATAGGTATTGGACTGAATTTTGGCAGTTTTGCTCAGAGTGGTCGCTTGTTGGATTCATTGGAATTGGAAAATGCTCAAATTTTTACCTCCTTGAAAGAAGCTGCTACCATTAGTCCGGATTCTGTGTATAGATTGCATTTAAAAGGTAAAAAGCTGAGAGATATTCCGGAAGCTGTATTTAAGTTTCCTAATCTTCAGGAATTGGTATTAACTCGAAATCAATTTACTGAAATTCCTTCATCAATAGTAAAGTTGGAAAAATTGCAAAAACTTAGTTTTGCCAAAAATCATATTAAGTATATCAATCCAATGCTTGCTCAATTGAAGAATTTAAGAGAGCTAGTTGTAAGTCAAAATGATTTGGTTGAACTGCCTAAGGAGTTGGTAGATCTTCAAAACTTAGTGGTTTTGGATGTTTGGAGCAATGAATTGGAAGCCGTACCCTCTGAATTTAAGAACTTTAAAAAGCTAAAAAGAGTGGATTTGCGCGTAATCATTTTAACCGATAGTCAAAAAGAGGATATACAAAAGCATTTCCCAACAGGAACCGAGGTTTTGTTTTCGCCCGGCTGCAATTGCGGCAATTAA
- a CDS encoding bifunctional riboflavin kinase/FAD synthetase — MKVYNHISEFSGARNVVVTTGTFDGVHLGHRSIIRRLQTIANQVDGETLILTFDPHPRMVLFPDDNDLKLINTREEKIRLMEEAGVDHLIIHPFSKEFSRMTSLEFIRDVLVGKFQTKRLVIGYNHHFGRNREGGFEHLLEFGPVYGFEVEEIPASEVDHIEISSTKIRNALHEGDVKTANSYLGSEFEFSGKVIEGKKLGRKLGYPTANIQIADPYKIKPANGVYVVKAFYQEMEFGGMMNIGTNPTTDVGNGIHVEVNIFNFDKEIYGEQLSVKVLDRIRDEKKFNGLDELIEAIGKDKEFSLEVLKNIRNLNK, encoded by the coding sequence TTGAAGGTCTACAACCATATTAGCGAATTTTCAGGGGCACGAAATGTAGTGGTAACTACCGGCACCTTTGATGGGGTTCATTTAGGGCATCGTTCTATTATCCGCCGACTTCAAACTATAGCAAATCAGGTAGACGGAGAAACCTTAATATTAACCTTTGATCCTCACCCTCGAATGGTGTTGTTTCCGGATGACAATGATTTAAAATTGATAAATACCCGGGAAGAGAAGATTCGATTGATGGAAGAAGCGGGGGTAGATCATTTAATTATTCATCCTTTTTCGAAGGAGTTTTCCCGAATGACTTCGTTGGAATTTATTCGAGATGTATTGGTTGGAAAGTTTCAAACCAAACGTTTGGTTATCGGTTATAACCATCATTTTGGAAGAAATAGAGAAGGAGGTTTTGAGCATTTGCTGGAGTTTGGTCCGGTTTATGGTTTTGAAGTGGAGGAAATTCCTGCAAGTGAAGTTGACCATATTGAAATTAGCTCAACTAAAATCAGAAATGCCTTGCATGAAGGGGACGTAAAGACTGCCAATTCTTATCTGGGATCTGAGTTTGAGTTTTCCGGAAAGGTGATTGAAGGGAAAAAGTTAGGAAGGAAGTTAGGTTATCCCACTGCAAATATTCAAATTGCAGATCCATATAAAATTAAACCGGCAAATGGCGTTTATGTAGTTAAAGCATTTTACCAAGAAATGGAATTCGGTGGAATGATGAACATAGGCACCAACCCTACCACCGATGTAGGAAATGGTATTCATGTGGAAGTGAATATATTTAATTTTGACAAAGAGATTTATGGGGAACAATTGAGTGTGAAGGTATTAGACCGTATCAGGGATGAGAAAAAATTCAACGGATTGGATGAATTGATTGAAGCTATTGGTAAGGATAAAGAATTCAGTCTGGAAGTATTAAAAAATATTCGAAATTTGAACAAATAA